ATAGGAATCCGCTAATAGAACAGAGAGCTGATCCTTTTATCTATAAGCATAGTGATGGCTTTTATTATTTTACAGCTTCTGTTCCTGAGTATGATAGAATTATACTAAGAAAATCTAAAACTATTAATGGACTTGCTGAAGCAGAAGAAAAAGTTATCTGGACTAAACATTCCAAAGGAGAGATGGGAGCACATATCTGGGCACCTGAGATTCACTACATAGATGGCAAATGGTATATCTATTTTGCAGCAGGTGGAGCAGAAGATGTCTGGGCGATACGTCAATATGTGCTGGAATGTTCTGATGCAGACCCTCTTAATGGAAATTGGGTGGAAAAAGGTAAGATCAAGATGAATTTTGAAGAATTTACTCTTGATGCTACTAGCTTTGAACATAATGGTGAGCAATACTTAGTTTGGGCACAGAAATATGAGAATCAATCAAATTTGTATATAGCTAAAATGTCTAATCCTTGGACTATAGAAGGAGAGCAGGTTTTGATTTCTAGTCCAGAATATGACTGGGAGCGGATAGGACATTTTGTAAATGAAGGGCCTGCTGTTATAAAAAGAAACGGGAAAATATTCTTAGCATATTCTGCTAGCGCTACTGATCATAATTACTGTATGGGATTATTAACTGCAGATGAAGATAGTGATTTATTACATCCTGATTCCTGGACTAAGAATCCTGAGCCTGTATATACTACTAATCCAGAAATAGGGGAATATGGTCCTGGGCATAATAGCTTTACTGTAGCTGAAGATGGTGAGACTGATTTACTTGTGTATCATGCTAGACCATATAAAGAACTGCAAGGAAGTCCTTTATCAGACCCGAACCGTCATGCCAGGGTTAAAGTTTTGGATTGGAATCCAGATGGAACTCCTAAGTTTGCTTAACGAATGATATGATATATAAATATAGGGAGGAGCTGAAAATGCTTCTCTTTTTTTAGCTAGAGAGGAAGTTAAAGGAGAGTTTTAATGACTAATAAAAATAAGCTTAATGATAAATTTCCTTTTAGTGTTATGGCTTTTCCTAATGGGCCTATTTGCAACCTTAATTGTGAGTATTGTTATTATCTTGATAAGAGTGAATATTATCAAGATAGTTCTTCCTTTCAAATGTCAGAAGAATTATTAGAAGAATTTACGAAACAATATATAGAGGCACAGCCAGGACCATATGTGACTTTTGGATGGCAGGGAGGAGAACCAACATTACGAGGATTGGACAGCTATAAAGAGTAAATTTTATTTACAAAAGTTTCAACAGCAAAAATCTATAG
The genomic region above belongs to Halanaerobiaceae bacterium ANBcell28 and contains:
- a CDS encoding glycoside hydrolase family 43 protein — protein: MTLVKDSTEYRNPLIEQRADPFIYKHSDGFYYFTASVPEYDRIILRKSKTINGLAEAEEKVIWTKHSKGEMGAHIWAPEIHYIDGKWYIYFAAGGAEDVWAIRQYVLECSDADPLNGNWVEKGKIKMNFEEFTLDATSFEHNGEQYLVWAQKYENQSNLYIAKMSNPWTIEGEQVLISSPEYDWERIGHFVNEGPAVIKRNGKIFLAYSASATDHNYCMGLLTADEDSDLLHPDSWTKNPEPVYTTNPEIGEYGPGHNSFTVAEDGETDLLVYHARPYKELQGSPLSDPNRHARVKVLDWNPDGTPKFA